In Hyalangium minutum, a genomic segment contains:
- a CDS encoding glycosyltransferase: protein MSKKSLDTPSSSDRASGRSPVPPLATLPEFSGDSPAEISRTFTAGELAEMVAAQRRALQAQQPCSSTGCQDLMVQQRILQLLTREMKSRLPEDSARPHTPLQAARKLADILHFEVPPSHRKGVGRAVTAAKSVFVQGLKPLHVEMLRPQYAFNNELLAVIEYLQARSATTMGMDLGDWVRRRLEPMRDTSQWQVASHRRSGVGKAVKLVKSSWLQAMGPWLRELMAGQQRWNEAAVELLVLAANPRSVTLDERARRVAELHALNDPFAQVQLPKAAKASLPLWREVFRRQASFNNEVSLCLANLLETRVPASAAPVADNYEAWCAEREPAWYQRSAAALETLSRKPLISVVVPVYETPEPILRQCIDSVRAQSYGNWELCLANDGSRSPHVERVLSSYAQTDARIRFKTLPANAGISAATNAAIEMATGDFVAFFDHDDVLAPNALAEMVLRLDREPELDLLYSDEDRLGNDGRRFGPFFKPDWSPDLLRSVNYICHFVVVRRTLLAKAGGLRDGFQGSQDFEFLLRLSEHTPRIAHVPGILYHWRASDISLSQDPAKLQAASAAGVRALTEHLQRLNEPGTVEEVAPTHYRVRYPVRGTPLVSIIVPFKDKPELLRTLTSTLLEKTRYTNYELLLVSNNSTKPETFALLETLTDPRIRKLTWDHPFNYPAINNFAAREARGDLLLFLNNDMEVIDPGWLEELIGQAQRPEVGAVGAKLLFPDGTLQHAGVVVGLTGFAGHPFWRVPDTTAWTPFGHADWVRNYLSVTSACVMLRREVFEAMKGFDERFVVCGSDVDIGLRLVEAGLRVVYTPHCKLVHHESASRRLDSIPENDFWMSYSVYRPYLLKGDPFYNPNLTLLSTDATLRRHTESGEELAVRTLVYDLPSAQSSISAERAQHQRHVADHLKGLDYTSAQADEARRQAPERLAALRQKGRIDRICWFIPSFHHPYGGIHTILRFADMLKRRHGAESDLVIYTNPQVTAAEMQARASVLYPEPPGRFRVLRSMDEVKDLPECDVAIATFWTSAYSVLEHPRAMLKAYFIQDYEPQFFTAGTYSALAEQTYRMGLYGIFNTQGLYDYVTKQYPMQGCWFEPTVDRSIFHDRRPERRGGPVRVFFYGRPSTDRNAFELGIATLRQLKQELGPAVEIVTAGEKWDPEQYGLQGVINSLGVLPYERTADLYRECDVGLCFMFTKHPSYLPFELMACGVTVVTNDNPANHWLLEHGKNCLLAEPTYSCVLEQLRAAVTNTALRASIRTEAAERILRTTWEEQVDRVHAQLVHGEGAHTAQGGAEPSRKRASGKP, encoded by the coding sequence ATGTCCAAGAAATCACTCGACACGCCGTCCTCTTCTGATCGCGCTTCCGGGCGCTCCCCCGTCCCTCCGCTGGCGACGCTGCCCGAGTTCAGCGGGGACAGCCCCGCGGAGATCTCGCGGACGTTCACGGCTGGAGAGTTGGCGGAGATGGTGGCGGCCCAGCGCCGCGCCCTCCAGGCGCAGCAGCCGTGCAGCAGCACCGGGTGCCAGGACCTCATGGTGCAGCAGCGGATCCTCCAGCTGCTCACGCGCGAGATGAAGAGCCGCTTGCCCGAGGACTCGGCCCGGCCGCACACGCCACTGCAGGCCGCGCGGAAGCTGGCGGACATCCTCCACTTCGAGGTGCCTCCCTCGCACCGCAAGGGCGTGGGCCGCGCCGTCACCGCCGCCAAGAGCGTCTTCGTCCAGGGACTCAAGCCCCTGCACGTGGAGATGCTGCGGCCTCAGTACGCCTTCAACAACGAGCTGCTCGCGGTGATCGAGTACCTGCAGGCCCGCAGCGCCACCACCATGGGGATGGACCTGGGCGACTGGGTTCGCCGCCGGCTCGAGCCGATGCGGGACACCTCGCAGTGGCAGGTGGCCTCCCACCGGCGGAGCGGGGTGGGCAAGGCCGTCAAGCTGGTGAAGAGCTCGTGGCTCCAGGCCATGGGGCCGTGGCTGCGGGAGCTGATGGCGGGCCAGCAGCGGTGGAACGAGGCGGCGGTGGAGTTGCTGGTGCTGGCGGCCAATCCACGCTCGGTGACGCTCGATGAGCGCGCGCGCCGGGTGGCCGAGTTGCACGCGCTGAATGATCCGTTCGCCCAGGTGCAGCTGCCCAAGGCGGCCAAAGCCTCGTTGCCCCTGTGGCGTGAGGTCTTCCGCCGCCAGGCGAGCTTCAACAATGAGGTCTCGCTGTGCCTGGCCAACCTGCTTGAGACGCGGGTGCCGGCCTCGGCGGCGCCGGTGGCCGACAACTACGAGGCGTGGTGCGCCGAGCGCGAGCCCGCCTGGTATCAGCGCTCGGCTGCGGCGCTGGAGACCCTGAGCCGCAAGCCGCTCATCAGCGTGGTGGTCCCCGTCTACGAGACCCCCGAGCCCATCCTCCGCCAGTGCATCGACTCCGTGCGTGCCCAGAGCTACGGGAATTGGGAGCTGTGTCTGGCAAACGATGGGAGCCGCTCGCCCCACGTGGAGCGCGTGCTGAGCAGCTATGCCCAGACGGACGCCCGCATCCGCTTCAAGACGCTGCCCGCCAATGCTGGCATCTCCGCCGCCACCAACGCGGCCATCGAGATGGCCACCGGCGACTTCGTGGCCTTCTTCGACCATGACGATGTGCTGGCGCCCAACGCCCTGGCGGAGATGGTGCTGCGGCTGGACCGCGAGCCCGAACTGGACCTGCTCTACTCGGACGAGGATCGCCTGGGCAATGACGGCCGGCGCTTCGGGCCCTTCTTCAAGCCGGACTGGTCGCCCGACCTGCTGCGCTCGGTCAACTACATCTGCCACTTCGTCGTGGTGCGCCGCACGCTGCTCGCCAAGGCGGGCGGCCTGCGCGACGGCTTCCAGGGCTCGCAGGACTTCGAGTTCCTGCTGCGGCTCTCCGAGCACACGCCGCGCATTGCCCACGTTCCCGGCATCCTCTATCACTGGCGCGCCTCGGACATCTCGCTGTCGCAGGATCCGGCCAAGCTCCAGGCGGCCTCGGCCGCAGGAGTGCGCGCGCTCACCGAGCACCTGCAGCGGCTGAACGAGCCCGGCACGGTGGAGGAGGTGGCCCCCACGCACTACCGGGTGCGCTACCCGGTGCGGGGCACTCCGCTCGTCTCCATCATCGTCCCGTTCAAGGACAAGCCCGAGCTGCTGCGGACGCTCACCTCCACGCTGCTGGAGAAGACGCGGTACACGAACTACGAGCTGCTGCTGGTCTCCAACAACAGCACGAAGCCGGAGACGTTCGCGCTGCTGGAGACGCTCACGGATCCGCGCATCCGCAAGCTGACGTGGGATCACCCGTTCAACTACCCGGCCATCAATAACTTCGCGGCCCGGGAGGCGCGTGGCGACCTGCTGCTCTTCCTCAATAACGACATGGAGGTCATCGACCCCGGCTGGCTGGAGGAGCTGATCGGCCAGGCGCAGCGCCCCGAGGTAGGCGCGGTGGGAGCAAAGCTGCTCTTCCCGGATGGCACGCTCCAGCATGCGGGCGTGGTGGTGGGGCTCACGGGGTTCGCGGGGCACCCGTTCTGGCGCGTGCCAGATACCACCGCGTGGACGCCGTTCGGCCACGCGGACTGGGTGCGCAACTACCTGTCCGTCACCAGCGCGTGCGTCATGCTGCGGCGCGAGGTGTTCGAGGCGATGAAGGGCTTCGACGAGCGCTTCGTCGTCTGCGGCAGCGATGTGGATATCGGGCTGCGGCTGGTGGAGGCCGGGCTGCGCGTCGTCTACACGCCCCACTGCAAGCTGGTGCACCACGAGTCCGCCAGCCGTCGGCTGGATTCCATCCCCGAGAACGACTTCTGGATGTCGTACTCGGTCTACCGGCCTTACTTGCTGAAGGGCGATCCCTTCTACAACCCGAACCTCACCCTGCTGAGCACGGACGCCACGTTGCGGCGCCACACGGAGAGTGGCGAGGAGCTGGCGGTACGGACGCTGGTGTATGACTTGCCCAGCGCTCAATCCTCCATCTCCGCTGAGCGCGCCCAGCACCAGCGCCACGTGGCGGACCACCTGAAGGGGCTGGACTACACCTCCGCCCAGGCGGACGAGGCGCGCCGCCAGGCCCCCGAGCGGCTCGCGGCCCTGCGCCAGAAGGGGCGCATCGATCGCATCTGCTGGTTCATCCCGTCCTTCCACCACCCCTACGGTGGCATCCACACCATCCTGCGCTTCGCGGACATGCTGAAGCGGCGGCACGGCGCGGAGAGCGACCTGGTCATCTACACCAACCCGCAGGTCACCGCGGCCGAGATGCAGGCGCGCGCGTCCGTGCTCTACCCAGAGCCGCCGGGGCGCTTCCGGGTGCTGCGGAGCATGGACGAGGTGAAGGACTTGCCCGAGTGCGACGTGGCCATCGCCACGTTCTGGACGTCGGCGTACTCGGTGCTGGAGCACCCGCGCGCCATGCTCAAGGCCTACTTCATCCAGGACTACGAGCCGCAGTTCTTCACTGCGGGCACCTACTCGGCGCTGGCCGAGCAGACCTACCGGATGGGCCTGTACGGCATCTTCAACACCCAAGGGCTCTACGACTACGTGACGAAGCAGTACCCCATGCAGGGTTGCTGGTTCGAGCCCACCGTGGATCGTTCCATCTTCCATGACCGGCGTCCCGAGCGCCGGGGCGGGCCCGTGCGCGTCTTCTTCTACGGGCGGCCCTCCACGGACCGGAACGCCTTCGAGCTGGGCATCGCCACGCTGCGCCAGCTCAAGCAAGAGCTGGGGCCCGCGGTGGAGATCGTCACCGCGGGTGAGAAGTGGGATCCGGAGCAGTACGGCTTGCAGGGCGTCATCAACAGCCTGGGCGTGCTGCCCTACGAGCGGACGGCGGACCTGTACCGGGAGTGCGACGTGGGCCTGTGCTTCATGTTCACCAAGCACCCCTCGTACCTGCCCTTCGAGCTGATGGCCTGTGGGGTGACGGTGGTGACCAACGACAACCCCGCCAACCACTGGCTGCTGGAGCACGGGAAGAACTGCCTGCTGGCCGAGCCGACCTATTCGTGCGTGTTGGAGCAGCTGCGCGCCGCCGTCACGAACACGGCCCTGCGCGCTTCGATTCGCACGGAGGCTGCGGAGCGCATCTTGCGCACCACCTGGGAAGAGCAGGTGGATCGCGTGCACGCGCAGCTGGTGCACGGCGAAGGGGCACATACGGCTCAGGGCGGTGCGGAGCCCTCGCGCAAGCGCGCCTCGGGCAAGCCGTAG
- a CDS encoding glycosyltransferase yields MSNQEKKNPPSRSGGGRRNRQKQAPAGRPLPRQGALSDEGGYVYQGQPTVGELAEMVAAERLVIDELRGSGEDRASELVAHERTLRMLLQELRHRTAVPPAPPATPAAHGPVNISPHVMDFLVPGSHRGGVGKAVTAAKRAVLRGLKPFHMELLRPQHRFNEALIASLNDLLALQGKAGARQQADGIWSRLVPLANPTAWSVSSHRSVGTGALVALAKRSYLSALGPVLRELFRAQAAWNAKAVEALARLARRDGTPPTAAEAASAKELLSSLWRLSDPFNLPGLSAGVRAAAPLWREVLRRQHRFNEQVTEQLRLLLGANSQVRVVELSPYEEWCARVEPEQRAEAEREAEELESPPLISVVAVGTNVSEAEVRATLGSLLKQSYGEWELCIASTGTVSRKLSTWVEMQDAEDERIHIVTESVGNDPARAYEAARALAQGEIIAFMELGDELAPHALAEVARRTRAEIDFDVLYADEDQLDENRRRREPFFKPDWSPDLLRSCHYWGSLLVVRRSLLERVGGHQPGLVGFHGYDLALRLSEQTQRITHVPRVLLHRRATAPGPLANVPVPQAGPGRRVLAEHLRRLGEQGEALVSPSGTLRVRYPVQGTPRVSIIVPFKDKPELLETLVTSFVKYTRYPNVELLLISNNSTKPETFALLETLTDPRIRKLTWDHPFNYSAINNFGVEQATGELLLFLNNDIEVIEEGWLEELIGQAQRPEVGLVGARLLFPDGTLQHAGVVVGLGGYAGHPFTQLAPTASTPMGRADWTRNYLAVTGACVMMRRTIFEQLEGFDECFIVCGSDVELGLRAVEHGLRVVYTPHATLIHHESATRKTDSIPENDFWRSYVAYRRWLYGGDPFYNANLTLLGSDGSFRGTEDAQSLAIQVLLGELPSSRVDDVTAARANHVRHLSGQVRALDYSVEVVERSRAEAPRQLAALRSEGLRRVTWFVPGFGHPYGGVHTILRFGDLLKRRHGVENTIVIYDTPRVTPREMEARIAPLFPEPPGQFHIIQRSEDLAGLPPSDLAIATLWTSAYVMLQYPRAKARAYFIQDFEPLFYPAGSYYALAEQTYRMGFYGIFNTQGLHDHVTANYPMEGCWFEPTVERSVFHARRPARKGPVRLFFYARPSTDRNAFELGLATLSQLKKELGNAVEIVTAGEKWDPAVFGVQGVIHNYGILPYEKTGDLYRECDVGLCFMFTKHPSYLPFEMMACGVTVVTNDNPANLWLLEHEKNCLLAEPTYSCVLTQLRHAVQDASLRARISAAAVERVTRTTWEEQVDKVYAALMGLPVSRAELPHPGELRQPVSFPTSSFRAGRS; encoded by the coding sequence ATGTCCAACCAAGAGAAGAAGAACCCCCCGTCCCGTTCTGGCGGCGGCCGCCGGAACCGTCAGAAGCAGGCCCCGGCCGGACGCCCGCTGCCCCGGCAGGGAGCGCTGAGCGACGAGGGCGGCTACGTGTACCAGGGCCAGCCCACTGTGGGCGAGCTGGCGGAGATGGTGGCGGCCGAGCGTCTCGTCATCGACGAGCTGCGCGGCAGCGGGGAGGATCGGGCCTCCGAGCTCGTCGCGCATGAGCGCACGCTGCGGATGCTCCTCCAGGAGCTGCGCCATCGGACTGCCGTGCCGCCTGCGCCCCCGGCGACGCCAGCCGCGCACGGCCCGGTGAACATCTCGCCCCACGTGATGGACTTCCTGGTGCCAGGCTCGCACCGCGGAGGCGTGGGGAAGGCCGTGACGGCGGCGAAGCGCGCGGTGCTCCGGGGGCTCAAGCCCTTCCACATGGAGCTGCTGCGCCCCCAGCACCGCTTCAATGAGGCGCTCATCGCCTCGCTCAATGATCTGCTCGCGCTCCAGGGCAAGGCGGGCGCTCGGCAGCAGGCGGACGGCATCTGGAGCCGGCTCGTCCCGCTGGCCAACCCCACGGCGTGGAGCGTCAGCTCCCACCGGAGCGTGGGCACGGGGGCGCTCGTGGCGCTGGCCAAGCGCTCCTATCTGTCGGCGCTGGGGCCCGTGCTGCGCGAGCTGTTCCGGGCCCAGGCCGCGTGGAACGCCAAGGCGGTGGAGGCTCTGGCTCGGCTCGCCCGGCGGGACGGGACACCCCCGACTGCGGCGGAGGCCGCGAGCGCGAAGGAGTTGCTCAGCTCGCTCTGGAGGTTGAGCGATCCGTTCAACCTGCCCGGCCTGTCCGCGGGAGTGCGTGCCGCCGCGCCGCTGTGGCGTGAGGTGCTGCGGCGCCAACACCGCTTCAATGAGCAGGTGACGGAGCAGCTGCGGCTGCTGCTGGGCGCGAACTCCCAGGTGCGCGTGGTGGAGCTCTCTCCCTATGAGGAGTGGTGCGCGCGCGTGGAGCCCGAGCAGCGGGCCGAGGCCGAGCGCGAGGCCGAGGAGCTGGAGTCCCCGCCGCTCATCAGCGTGGTGGCTGTGGGCACGAACGTCTCGGAAGCCGAGGTCCGTGCCACGCTCGGCTCGTTGCTGAAGCAGAGCTACGGCGAGTGGGAGTTGTGTATCGCCAGCACCGGCACCGTCTCGCGCAAGCTCTCCACGTGGGTGGAGATGCAGGACGCCGAGGACGAGCGGATCCACATTGTCACCGAGTCCGTGGGCAACGATCCGGCCCGGGCCTACGAGGCGGCGCGCGCCCTGGCCCAGGGTGAGATCATCGCCTTCATGGAGCTGGGCGATGAGCTCGCGCCGCACGCGCTGGCCGAGGTGGCCCGGCGCACGCGGGCCGAGATCGACTTCGACGTGCTGTATGCGGACGAGGACCAGCTCGACGAGAACCGGAGGCGCCGCGAGCCGTTCTTCAAGCCGGACTGGTCGCCGGATCTGCTGCGCTCGTGCCACTACTGGGGTTCGCTGCTCGTCGTCCGCCGTTCGCTGCTGGAGCGGGTGGGCGGCCATCAGCCGGGTCTGGTGGGCTTCCACGGCTACGATTTGGCGCTGCGCCTCTCCGAGCAGACCCAGCGCATCACCCACGTCCCCCGCGTGCTGCTGCACCGCCGCGCCACGGCGCCAGGCCCCCTGGCCAACGTGCCCGTGCCCCAGGCTGGCCCAGGGAGGCGCGTGCTCGCCGAGCATCTGCGGCGCCTGGGAGAGCAGGGCGAGGCCCTGGTGTCGCCCTCGGGCACGCTCCGGGTCCGCTACCCCGTGCAAGGCACGCCGCGCGTGTCGATCATCGTTCCGTTCAAGGACAAGCCCGAGCTGCTGGAGACGCTCGTCACCAGCTTCGTGAAGTACACGCGCTACCCGAACGTGGAGCTGCTGCTCATCTCCAACAACAGCACGAAGCCGGAGACATTCGCGCTGCTGGAGACGCTCACGGATCCGCGCATTCGCAAGCTGACGTGGGATCACCCGTTCAACTACTCGGCCATCAACAACTTTGGCGTCGAGCAGGCCACGGGCGAGCTGCTGCTGTTCCTCAACAACGACATCGAGGTCATCGAGGAGGGCTGGCTGGAGGAGCTGATCGGCCAGGCGCAGCGGCCCGAGGTGGGGCTCGTGGGGGCGCGGCTGCTCTTCCCGGACGGCACGCTGCAGCACGCGGGTGTCGTGGTGGGGCTGGGCGGCTATGCGGGCCACCCGTTCACCCAGCTGGCCCCCACGGCTTCCACGCCCATGGGCCGGGCGGACTGGACGCGCAATTACCTGGCGGTCACCGGCGCGTGCGTGATGATGCGCCGCACCATCTTCGAGCAGCTCGAGGGCTTCGACGAGTGCTTCATCGTCTGCGGCAGCGACGTGGAGCTCGGCCTGCGCGCCGTGGAGCATGGCCTGCGCGTGGTGTACACGCCGCATGCCACCCTCATCCACCACGAGTCCGCGACGCGGAAGACCGACTCCATCCCGGAGAATGACTTCTGGCGCTCGTACGTGGCCTACCGGCGGTGGCTGTACGGCGGCGATCCCTTCTACAACGCGAACCTCACGCTGCTGGGCTCGGATGGGAGCTTCCGGGGGACGGAGGACGCACAGAGCCTGGCCATCCAGGTGCTCCTGGGCGAGTTGCCCAGCTCGCGCGTGGACGACGTCACTGCGGCGCGAGCCAACCACGTCCGGCACCTCTCCGGTCAGGTGCGCGCCCTGGACTACTCCGTGGAGGTGGTGGAGCGCTCGCGGGCCGAGGCGCCCCGGCAGCTCGCCGCGTTGCGCTCGGAGGGGCTGCGGCGCGTCACGTGGTTCGTCCCGGGCTTCGGCCACCCCTACGGCGGCGTGCACACCATCCTGCGCTTCGGGGATCTGCTGAAGCGCCGGCATGGCGTGGAGAACACCATCGTCATCTACGACACCCCCCGGGTGACGCCGCGGGAGATGGAGGCGCGCATTGCGCCGCTCTTCCCGGAGCCTCCGGGCCAGTTCCACATCATCCAGCGCTCGGAGGATCTGGCCGGGCTGCCTCCGTCGGACCTGGCAATCGCCACGCTGTGGACGAGCGCGTACGTGATGCTGCAGTACCCGCGGGCGAAGGCGCGCGCCTACTTCATTCAGGACTTCGAGCCACTCTTCTATCCGGCGGGCAGCTATTACGCGCTGGCGGAGCAGACGTACCGGATGGGCTTCTACGGCATCTTCAACACCCAGGGCCTGCACGACCACGTCACCGCGAACTACCCCATGGAGGGCTGCTGGTTCGAGCCCACCGTGGAGCGCTCGGTGTTCCATGCGCGGCGGCCCGCCCGCAAGGGGCCCGTGCGGCTGTTCTTCTACGCGCGTCCGTCCACGGACCGGAACGCCTTCGAGCTGGGCCTGGCCACGCTGAGTCAGCTCAAGAAGGAGCTGGGCAACGCGGTGGAGATCGTCACCGCCGGTGAGAAGTGGGATCCGGCGGTGTTCGGGGTGCAGGGGGTGATCCACAACTACGGCATCCTCCCGTACGAGAAGACGGGAGACTTGTACCGGGAGTGCGATGTGGGCCTGTGCTTCATGTTCACCAAGCACCCCTCGTACCTGCCCTTCGAGATGATGGCGTGCGGCGTCACGGTGGTGACCAACGACAACCCCGCAAACCTCTGGCTGCTGGAGCACGAGAAGAACTGCCTGCTGGCTGAGCCCACCTACTCGTGCGTGCTGACCCAGCTGCGTCACGCGGTTCAGGATGCTTCACTCCGCGCGCGGATCAGCGCCGCCGCCGTGGAGCGAGTGACGCGTACGACGTGGGAGGAGCAGGTGGATAAGGTGTACGCGGCCCTCATGGGCCTCCCGGTCTCCCGCGCGGAGCTGCCGCACCCCGGAGAGCTTCGCCAGCCGGTGTCCTTTCCCACGAGCAGCTTCCGGGCCGGTCGTTCCTGA
- a CDS encoding ABC transporter ATP-binding protein, with the protein MSHPAHPDGDAVVIRNVIKRFKKSTIRREYTTFKSELVRWLKGKRGAADKTFIEALRGIDLTIPRGRTVGIIGRNGSGKSTLLKLMTGIYSPTSGEIEMRGRISALLELGAGFHPDFSGRENIIINGIILGMTRAEIRARMDDIIAFSELGDFVDEPVRTYSSGMYARLAFAVATHVDPDILIVDEVLAVGDEHFGKKSLAKMMEFKAAGKTIVLVTHDLVTVEKWCDLAVWVDAGRIRRVGPPKDVTQEYRQAVALAEEQSMVLGPAAIAKDGGALPQVPVTPVPLPGAQGQLTDASNARPSSREVELSRVSLRGAAGAEVTSVDTEDLLEIQIDFTTRQPVEDATFGISVSRADGVQVYGTHTSLESVSLPCPLPPAGTVRLTLQRVTFTPGDYILDVYVKGHDGKTYDEHKGQSRFTVRSALGDTGVARPPHVWSVDAIPSTRHAVQPARANAS; encoded by the coding sequence TTGAGTCACCCAGCGCATCCGGATGGCGACGCCGTCGTCATCCGCAACGTCATCAAGCGGTTCAAGAAGAGCACCATCCGGCGCGAGTACACGACGTTCAAGTCGGAGCTGGTGCGCTGGCTCAAGGGCAAGCGCGGCGCGGCCGACAAGACGTTCATCGAGGCGCTGCGCGGCATCGACCTGACCATTCCCCGTGGGCGGACGGTGGGCATCATCGGTCGCAACGGCTCGGGCAAGAGCACGTTGCTCAAGCTGATGACGGGCATCTACTCGCCCACCTCCGGGGAGATCGAGATGCGGGGACGGATCTCGGCCCTGCTGGAGCTGGGGGCGGGGTTCCACCCGGACTTCTCGGGCCGGGAGAACATCATCATCAACGGCATCATCCTGGGGATGACGCGGGCAGAGATCCGCGCCCGGATGGACGACATCATCGCCTTCAGCGAGCTGGGCGACTTTGTCGACGAGCCGGTGCGCACCTACTCCAGCGGCATGTACGCCCGGTTGGCCTTCGCCGTGGCCACGCATGTGGATCCGGACATCCTCATCGTGGACGAAGTGCTTGCCGTGGGCGACGAGCACTTTGGCAAGAAGAGCCTCGCGAAGATGATGGAGTTCAAGGCGGCGGGGAAGACGATTGTCCTCGTCACCCACGATCTGGTCACCGTGGAGAAGTGGTGTGATCTGGCCGTCTGGGTGGACGCGGGGCGTATCCGCCGCGTGGGTCCCCCCAAGGACGTGACGCAGGAGTACCGGCAGGCCGTGGCGCTGGCGGAGGAGCAGTCCATGGTCCTGGGCCCGGCGGCGATCGCCAAGGACGGCGGCGCGCTGCCCCAGGTGCCTGTGACGCCTGTCCCTCTGCCTGGAGCCCAGGGGCAGCTGACCGACGCCTCGAACGCGCGCCCCAGCAGCCGTGAGGTGGAGCTGTCCCGGGTGAGTCTGCGGGGAGCCGCGGGGGCGGAGGTCACCTCGGTGGACACCGAGGACCTGCTGGAGATCCAGATCGACTTCACCACCCGGCAGCCCGTGGAGGATGCGACGTTTGGCATCTCCGTGAGCCGGGCGGATGGCGTCCAGGTGTACGGCACCCATACCTCGCTCGAGTCCGTGTCCCTGCCATGCCCGCTGCCTCCCGCGGGGACCGTGCGGCTGACCCTGCAGCGGGTCACGTTCACTCCTGGCGACTACATCCTGGACGTGTACGTGAAGGGCCATGACGGCAAGACGTACGACGAGCACAAGGGCCAGTCCCGATTCACCGTGCGCTCCGCTCTCGGGGACACCGGGGTGGCGCGTCCTCCGCACGTCTGGTCCGTGGATGCCATTCCCTCCACCCGCCACGCCGTGCAGCCCGCGCGGGCCAACGCTTCCTGA
- a CDS encoding ABC transporter permease, whose product MLRNLREIYQYRGLLLSLIQRELKARYRGSVLGFLWTFLNPTLQMFVYTLLFSVYMRQQIEHYAFFMFIGLLPWIWFSSSVSAGSSSISDRRDLLTKVRFPAQVLPATVVATNLCNFVLSVPLLIGLGLFLGHYPSWHIVLFPVVMFVQLCVTLALVYLLSAINVTFRDLQQIVGNLLTMWFFVTPIFYRVTTIPEQIRDLMVLANPMAVMVTSYQSIFYDHQLPAAGPLAMWMGIAAVLLWMASELFERRREDFAEVV is encoded by the coding sequence ATGTTGCGTAACCTCCGTGAGATCTACCAATACCGGGGCCTGCTGCTCAGCCTCATCCAGCGAGAGCTGAAGGCGCGCTACCGGGGCTCGGTGCTCGGGTTCCTGTGGACGTTCCTCAACCCGACGTTGCAGATGTTCGTCTACACGCTGCTGTTCTCCGTCTACATGCGGCAGCAGATCGAGCATTACGCGTTTTTCATGTTCATTGGCTTGCTGCCGTGGATCTGGTTCTCCAGCTCGGTGAGCGCGGGCTCCAGCTCCATCAGTGATCGGCGCGATCTGCTCACCAAGGTGCGCTTCCCGGCCCAGGTGCTGCCGGCCACGGTGGTTGCCACCAACCTGTGCAACTTCGTGCTCTCGGTGCCGCTGCTGATCGGCCTGGGGCTCTTCCTGGGGCACTACCCCAGTTGGCACATCGTGTTGTTCCCGGTGGTGATGTTCGTTCAGCTGTGCGTGACGCTGGCGCTGGTCTACCTGCTGTCCGCCATCAACGTGACGTTCAGGGACTTGCAGCAGATCGTCGGCAACCTGCTGACCATGTGGTTCTTCGTCACGCCCATCTTCTACCGGGTGACGACCATCCCCGAGCAGATCCGGGATCTGATGGTGCTGGCCAACCCCATGGCGGTGATGGTCACGTCCTACCAGTCCATCTTCTACGATCACCAGCTGCCGGCAGCCGGTCCCCTGGCCATGTGGATGGGCATCGCGGCGGTGCTGTTGTGGATGGCGTCGGAGCTCTTCGAGCGCCGCCGCGAGGACTTCGCGGAGGTCGTTTGA